The bacterium genome window below encodes:
- a CDS encoding NAD(P)-dependent oxidoreductase, with amino-acid sequence MLKDQRILVTGVTGAIALPVARFLAKENHVFGAARLEDPARRAAVEAAGVTPCPIDLGGSDLSALPERIDYVLHYAYARRNSGEFDEAIEVNGVGTGRVLAHCRDAKAALVMSSGTVYSTRPGDPHHAFRETDDIGQASAPWAPSAPTSKVAMEAVARFCAEHFDLPTVIVRPSSPYGTGPDVPGMALQAALAGASYPVFHDPQPYSTIHIDDMCREVEALLGAASVPANVVNWASDEVVTMQEMAEMIHEFTGKTLQLDPVDVPGAGHGYVLDASRCRAITGPPTRDFRAAFEAICRAAVEGD; translated from the coding sequence ATGCTGAAGGACCAGCGAATCCTCGTCACCGGCGTGACCGGCGCCATCGCGCTGCCGGTGGCCCGTTTCCTCGCGAAAGAGAACCACGTCTTCGGGGCGGCCCGCCTCGAAGATCCTGCGCGCCGCGCCGCGGTGGAGGCGGCGGGGGTCACGCCGTGTCCGATCGATCTCGGTGGCAGCGACCTCTCGGCGCTGCCCGAGCGGATCGACTACGTCCTGCACTACGCCTACGCCCGAAGGAACTCCGGTGAGTTCGACGAAGCGATCGAGGTCAACGGCGTCGGCACGGGTCGCGTGCTCGCGCATTGCCGCGACGCGAAGGCGGCGCTCGTCATGTCGTCGGGCACCGTCTACTCGACCCGGCCCGGAGATCCGCACCATGCGTTCCGCGAGACCGACGACATCGGTCAGGCTTCGGCGCCCTGGGCGCCTTCGGCTCCGACGTCGAAGGTGGCGATGGAAGCCGTGGCGCGCTTCTGCGCCGAACACTTCGACCTGCCGACCGTGATCGTGAGACCGAGCTCGCCCTACGGAACCGGTCCAGACGTCCCGGGCATGGCGCTCCAGGCGGCCCTCGCCGGCGCCTCCTACCCCGTCTTCCACGACCCCCAGCCCTACTCGACGATCCACATCGACGACATGTGTCGCGAGGTCGAGGCGTTGCTCGGCGCCGCGTCGGTGCCCGCGAACGTCGTGAACTGGGCGTCCGACGAGGTCGTGACGATGCAGGAGATGGCCGAGATGATCCACGAGTTCACCGGAAAGACGCTGCAGCTCGATCCGGTCGACGTGCCTGGGGCGGGGCACGGCTACGTGCTCGACGCTTCCCGGTGTCGAGCGATCACCGGTCCCCCGACTCGAGACTTTCGTGCCGCGTTCGAGGCGATCTGCCGCGCGGCAGTCGAAGGAGACTGA
- a CDS encoding AMP-binding protein, with the protein MNPESARWHEEHGLRVSAERPALPGGGIQTIADLLNPWVRETPDAPALVGRHGRFSYRELDTAVEAAAAALHALGLRAPDRIAACLPNDVDIVIAFLASQRLGLVWVGINRPLAPVEKVYLLRDSGARAYLVARELADELGDHRSDLPTLEHVLLVDPSGPDCAWRSLLERTKGQTRPDVEIDPFGASAIAYTSGTTGHPKGAVHSQHNLLMPGAVAAIVGNRPRPPFHGVVLPLTILNLVVLGPLCVLHEGRCVVAMDRIDALGVAEWVREEKIGAFDGVPTIIHDLLTHPEVTREDLRTLEAPGMGGADCPPAIVELYRERFGADVIIGYGMTEAPTAVTWTDDSVPPSPGLCGRPIAHVELEILDELGEVLPAGEVGEICVRPARTGNFAGAYTPMLGYWDRPEASREALAGGRYHTGDLGLLDEAGRLYVRGRRNELILRGGANVYPAEVERVLGSHPAVEAAAVLGIPDDRLGERVVAVVQRTPGTEVDEEALIVFVRESLARYKAPERVRFVDVMPRNAMNKIVKPKLQGLFGTEG; encoded by the coding sequence ATGAACCCGGAGAGCGCGCGCTGGCACGAGGAGCACGGGCTCCGGGTCTCGGCCGAACGTCCGGCCCTTCCCGGCGGTGGCATCCAGACGATCGCGGACCTGCTCAACCCATGGGTCCGCGAGACACCCGACGCGCCGGCGCTCGTCGGGCGACACGGTCGCTTCAGCTACCGCGAGCTCGATACGGCGGTCGAGGCCGCCGCCGCCGCGCTCCACGCCCTCGGGCTTCGTGCCCCCGATCGGATCGCCGCATGCCTGCCGAACGACGTCGACATCGTGATCGCCTTCCTGGCCAGTCAACGACTCGGGCTCGTCTGGGTCGGCATCAATCGCCCCCTCGCGCCCGTGGAGAAGGTCTACCTCCTGCGAGACAGCGGGGCGCGCGCCTACCTCGTTGCTCGCGAGCTCGCCGACGAGCTCGGGGACCACCGCTCCGATCTCCCGACGCTCGAGCACGTCCTTCTCGTCGATCCGAGTGGACCCGACTGCGCGTGGCGTTCGCTGCTCGAACGAACGAAGGGCCAGACGCGCCCGGACGTCGAGATCGATCCGTTCGGCGCGAGCGCGATCGCGTACACGAGCGGTACGACGGGCCACCCCAAGGGCGCCGTTCACAGTCAGCACAACCTGCTGATGCCGGGGGCCGTCGCGGCGATCGTCGGGAATCGGCCGAGACCTCCCTTTCATGGCGTCGTGCTCCCGCTCACGATCCTGAACCTGGTCGTGCTCGGGCCGCTCTGCGTGCTCCACGAAGGACGTTGCGTCGTCGCGATGGATCGGATCGACGCGCTCGGGGTCGCGGAGTGGGTGCGGGAGGAGAAGATCGGCGCCTTCGACGGGGTCCCGACGATCATCCACGACCTGCTCACCCATCCGGAGGTCACCCGCGAAGACCTGCGTACGCTCGAGGCCCCGGGCATGGGCGGGGCCGATTGTCCGCCGGCGATCGTCGAGCTCTATCGCGAACGCTTCGGCGCCGACGTCATCATCGGATACGGCATGACCGAAGCGCCGACGGCGGTGACCTGGACGGACGACTCCGTCCCGCCGAGTCCCGGACTCTGCGGTCGCCCGATCGCGCACGTCGAACTCGAGATCCTGGATGAGCTCGGCGAGGTCCTGCCCGCCGGCGAGGTCGGCGAGATCTGCGTGCGCCCGGCGAGGACCGGCAACTTCGCGGGCGCGTACACGCCGATGCTCGGGTACTGGGATCGCCCGGAGGCGAGTCGGGAGGCGCTCGCCGGCGGCCGGTACCACACGGGGGACCTCGGCCTGCTCGACGAGGCCGGGCGACTCTACGTGCGCGGCCGACGCAACGAACTCATTCTGCGGGGCGGGGCGAACGTGTATCCGGCCGAGGTCGAGCGCGTCCTCGGCTCGCATCCGGCCGTCGAGGCCGCGGCGGTGCTCGGGATTCCGGACGACCGCCTGGGTGAGCGCGTCGTCGCGGTCGTCCAGCGAACGCCCGGGACCGAGGTCGACGAAGAAGCGCTGATCGTCTTCGTTCGCGAGTCGCTCGCGCGCTACAAGGCGCCGGAACGGGTGCGCTTCGTGGACGTGATGCCCCGGAACGCGATGAACAAGATCGTGAAGCCGAAGCTGCAGGGGCTCTTCGGGACCGAGGGGTGA